Genomic window (Cydia amplana chromosome 11, ilCydAmpl1.1, whole genome shotgun sequence):
CTATATATATGTCCGAGGTTGTTTCATTTAGTTTACTTGCTTCTTCGTTTGTTTCATTTAGAGGGTCGCGGTCATTTTCTCCCACGAGGACCAGTCGGCTTGGGAGAGTGTTTCGTTTTTCAGCTTTTTGTTTTCCattgttgttttgtgttttcCGGTTGCCGTTTAATTGCTATTGTTCCTTACTGCCACTGGCTGTGTTGTTTGAAAGAGAGTTCGATCGGTTTCTCATTATATCGAAGGCGTTCATTCTGTTATCTTTCGACGAAAGTGCGGGTTGTTTTCTTACTTGCGGCGATGAAGATGGTTGCCTCTTTCGTTTTTCGTTAGTATTTGTTTCAATAACTATGAGTTTGTCGTGTTTCAGGTATGCGATATTCCCCTTTTTTCTTTCCTCTTCTACCTTAGGGAGTAGCTCTTTCCTTCTTTCTAGAACTTCTTTTGAGAAATCATCTTTCACGTATATCTCCTTCAGgttctttttatttttcatgataTCACTTTTTTTCCACGTACTTACGAAGGATAGAAGAATTGGCCTAGGTTTATTGTCTCTAATTACTTTCCCCAGACGAA
Coding sequences:
- the LOC134652254 gene encoding uncharacterized protein LOC134652254 encodes the protein MEGQFQLLFDQMKSELEKQTETLTESITATIMEKIDEKLQPIISDSKKLQIKVGKLEEEIEYLKREKKNNNIVIFGMKEGETSTTQLLDKVKNTFKEDLGINIENGEINNAFRLGKVIRDNKPRPILLSFVSTWKKSDIMKNKKNLKEIYVKDDFSKEVLERRKELLPKVEEERKKGNIAYLKHDKLIVIETNTNEKRKRQPSSSPQVRKQPALSSKDNRMNAFDIMRNRSNSLSNNTASGSKEQ